A portion of the Eubacterium maltosivorans genome contains these proteins:
- the cbiB gene encoding adenosylcobinamide-phosphate synthase CbiB, producing MLLGMSAGIWFCLIVGAVVLDRLIGDPAWIPHPIVYIGKLVGFLTKKLNKGKARKFKGLILWVLTIVITGAVILAVQYIAYRLNIVLFYVVNLYLLSTTIAAKCLQEEVMKVYDALRDKDIPKARTMVGYLVGRDTQELQEGGIVRATVETTAENTIDGVLAPIFYMIIGVVLWVFVPFINPLLLAMLYKAVNTMDSMVGYVQEPYKDFGYFPAKIDDIANFVIARIGSWFMLIGGLFLGYRVSEGQRIYARDRKNHKSPNSGHPESVVAGLLGVQLGGTNLYFGQTLEKPTIGDAGRILAYEDIKDTISIMFSSEVVMMVLTSLIFFGIYIVS from the coding sequence ATGCTTTTAGGAATGAGCGCTGGTATTTGGTTTTGTCTGATTGTAGGAGCAGTGGTGCTTGACCGCCTGATCGGCGATCCAGCATGGATTCCCCATCCAATTGTATACATTGGAAAATTGGTTGGATTTTTAACAAAAAAATTAAATAAGGGCAAGGCCAGAAAGTTCAAGGGTCTCATTCTCTGGGTGTTGACAATCGTGATTACCGGCGCTGTTATTCTGGCAGTGCAGTACATCGCGTATCGGCTCAACATCGTCTTGTTTTATGTGGTGAATCTTTACCTTTTATCCACCACCATTGCGGCGAAATGCCTGCAGGAGGAGGTCATGAAGGTTTATGACGCCCTGCGTGACAAAGATATTCCCAAAGCCCGCACCATGGTCGGCTACCTGGTGGGGCGTGATACTCAGGAGCTCCAGGAGGGCGGTATTGTCCGCGCGACAGTGGAAACCACTGCGGAAAACACCATTGACGGGGTGCTCGCGCCGATTTTTTACATGATAATCGGCGTTGTGCTGTGGGTTTTTGTGCCCTTTATTAACCCGCTGCTGCTGGCCATGCTGTACAAAGCAGTCAACACCATGGATTCCATGGTCGGCTACGTCCAGGAGCCCTATAAGGACTTTGGCTATTTTCCAGCTAAAATTGACGATATCGCCAATTTTGTAATCGCGCGTATCGGAAGCTGGTTTATGCTCATTGGCGGCCTGTTTCTGGGATACCGGGTCAGTGAAGGTCAGCGGATTTATGCGAGAGACCGGAAGAATCATAAAAGCCCGAATTCCGGACATCCGGAATCCGTGGTGGCCGGGCTTTTGGGCGTCCAGCTGGGCGGCACCAACCTGTATTTCGGTCAGACCCTTGAGAAGCCGACCATCGGCGACGCTGGGCGGATACTGGCCTATGAGGACATTAAGGACACCATCAGTATTATGTTCTCCAGCGAGGTCGTCATGATGGTGCTGACGAGCCTGATTTTCTTTGGAATTTATATTGTTTCATAG
- a CDS encoding pyridoxal phosphate-dependent aminotransferase, which translates to MNKHGGYRGDKKDVLDFSININPLGMPEGLRRRLEAALSELGKYPEITGETARNKIAADIGIAPENVILGNGAIELIYLFARGVHPERALIPVPTFNEYRRALDMNGCDAVSELLLSPEDDFELNPERLIRMAEECRPKAVYLCNPTNPTGRLYSKAFIKELMDRMDPEVIWFIDESFIEFSGIETCLEYINHSGHRLFLLRSLTKFFGVPGLRIGYGVGSAELIRAMEAYKEPWTINTLALEAAMCIYDDKAYMQKTRDYIQTERQRVFEALSGLPDLSVYPSGADFHLYKVEGRTAQTLQKELLEQRINIRTCEDFAGLETQFFRAAIKRREDNDRLIAALNNILRG; encoded by the coding sequence ATGAATAAACATGGCGGATATCGAGGCGACAAAAAAGACGTGCTGGATTTCAGCATCAACATTAACCCGCTGGGGATGCCCGAAGGGCTGAGAAGAAGGCTGGAAGCGGCGCTGAGCGAGCTCGGCAAATACCCTGAAATTACCGGAGAGACAGCCCGGAATAAAATCGCGGCGGATATTGGCATTGCCCCGGAAAATGTGATTCTGGGAAACGGCGCCATTGAGCTGATCTATCTTTTTGCCAGAGGCGTTCATCCAGAGCGGGCGCTCATTCCGGTGCCGACCTTTAACGAGTACCGCCGGGCGCTTGATATGAATGGCTGCGATGCAGTCAGCGAGCTTTTGCTGTCGCCAGAGGATGACTTTGAGCTGAACCCTGAAAGACTCATCCGGATGGCAGAGGAATGCCGTCCGAAAGCAGTGTATCTCTGCAATCCGACCAATCCGACCGGGCGCCTTTACAGCAAAGCTTTTATCAAAGAGCTGATGGACCGGATGGATCCTGAAGTAATCTGGTTCATTGATGAGTCCTTCATTGAATTTTCAGGCATTGAAACCTGTTTGGAATACATAAACCACTCAGGCCACCGTCTTTTCCTGCTGCGTTCCCTGACCAAGTTCTTTGGGGTGCCGGGACTGCGGATCGGCTACGGCGTGGGGTCGGCAGAGCTTATCCGGGCCATGGAAGCCTACAAAGAGCCATGGACCATCAATACTCTGGCGCTGGAAGCCGCCATGTGTATCTATGATGATAAAGCCTATATGCAGAAAACGAGAGACTATATCCAGACAGAACGGCAGCGCGTTTTTGAGGCGCTGTCCGGTCTGCCTGATCTGAGCGTGTATCCGAGCGGCGCAGATTTTCATTTATACAAAGTAGAGGGAAGAACCGCACAGACACTGCAGAAGGAGCTGCTTGAGCAGCGTATCAATATCCGGACCTGCGAGGATTTCGCGGGATTGGAAACCCAGTTTTTCAGAGCGGCCATCAAGCGGCGTGAGGATAACGACCGGCTGATTGCGGCTTTAAATAATATTTTAAGGGGATAA
- the cobU gene encoding bifunctional adenosylcobinamide kinase/adenosylcobinamide-phosphate guanylyltransferase, which produces MGSLVFVTGGARSGKSSFAEKAVKEVGGKVAYIATAIAFDDGMKDRIRRHQEQRPSEWATIERYKDYEAMADDPAFQEADVILFDCLTVMITNNMLDYDVDYDHCGMDTIAEVEDKIREQVKTLLEVCRDKHLFMVSNEVGLGLVPSYKLGNYFRDISGRMNQYVACRADEVYFTVSGIPMKLK; this is translated from the coding sequence ATGGGAAGCTTAGTATTTGTAACCGGCGGCGCCCGAAGCGGCAAAAGCAGTTTTGCGGAAAAGGCAGTCAAGGAAGTGGGTGGCAAGGTCGCCTATATTGCCACAGCCATTGCCTTTGACGATGGCATGAAGGACCGGATACGAAGACATCAGGAACAGCGTCCGTCGGAATGGGCGACTATCGAGCGCTACAAGGATTATGAAGCCATGGCTGATGATCCGGCCTTTCAGGAAGCCGACGTGATTCTGTTTGACTGCCTGACAGTTATGATCACCAACAACATGCTGGATTACGATGTGGATTATGACCACTGCGGTATGGACACCATCGCAGAGGTCGAAGATAAGATTAGGGAACAGGTTAAGACCCTGCTTGAGGTGTGCAGGGACAAGCATTTGTTCATGGTCTCAAACGAAGTGGGGCTGGGGCTCGTGCCCTCCTATAAGCTCGGCAATTACTTCAGAGATATTTCCGGAAGAATGAACCAGTACGTGGCCTGCCGGGCCGATGAGGTCTATTTTACCGTCTCCGGTATCCCGATGAAATTGAAGTAA
- a CDS encoding SEC-C metal-binding domain-containing protein, translated as MSLYEEWKEAASVDPEEDEKAYRELWNEYLTKETAFYEDILGKKQDVIDGTISELAEKYDVTPMMMAGFMDGISESLKSGLDNLEELEADTQVHLEIDFEKLYYNMVGVPAEWLYELPQWDDILTAQKKRELMKASKERNTVVKKEKIGRNEPCPCGSGKKYKKCCGRNA; from the coding sequence ATGAGTTTATACGAAGAATGGAAAGAAGCTGCGTCAGTAGACCCTGAGGAGGATGAAAAAGCCTACAGAGAGCTGTGGAATGAATATCTGACAAAGGAAACAGCCTTTTACGAAGACATTCTGGGTAAAAAACAGGATGTGATCGATGGGACAATCAGCGAGCTGGCAGAAAAATACGACGTAACACCAATGATGATGGCAGGCTTTATGGATGGTATCAGCGAGAGCCTGAAATCGGGTCTGGATAACCTTGAAGAGCTGGAAGCCGATACCCAGGTACACCTGGAAATTGACTTTGAAAAGCTGTATTACAACATGGTGGGCGTGCCGGCTGAGTGGCTTTACGAGCTGCCACAGTGGGACGATATCCTGACAGCCCAGAAAAAACGGGAATTGATGAAAGCCTCCAAAGAGAGAAATACCGTTGTTAAAAAAGAAAAGATCGGACGTAATGAACCATGCCCATGCGGCAGCGGAAAAAAATATAAAAAATGCTGCGGCAGAAACGCCTGA
- a CDS encoding TetR/AcrR family transcriptional regulator encodes MTIKRKGNITKEKILYYAKKEFYQNGYSKTQLKSIAEQADLSLGNLNYYFKKKDDLVKEIYNQFFTEVYQFIKDNHIYDALKQYCFFQFVIYNIVLTDENNKRFYCEIIQNKSNYRVMQELIREKYHDILDSLQRSLSPLEFEIIILTEFGARREIFLNYFDGLLPMTIDQLIYYLIKNTCKELDVPLDVVNDLIECSHDFIEKKDITQIKFLI; translated from the coding sequence ATGACAATTAAGCGAAAAGGGAATATTACAAAGGAAAAGATACTCTATTATGCTAAAAAAGAGTTTTACCAAAATGGTTACAGCAAAACGCAGTTAAAATCAATTGCTGAACAGGCGGATCTCAGCCTTGGAAATCTAAACTATTATTTTAAAAAGAAAGACGATCTCGTTAAGGAGATATACAACCAGTTTTTTACCGAAGTATACCAGTTTATTAAGGATAATCATATTTATGATGCATTAAAGCAGTATTGCTTTTTTCAGTTTGTTATTTATAATATTGTGCTTACCGATGAAAATAACAAACGGTTTTACTGTGAAATTATTCAAAACAAATCAAATTATCGCGTCATGCAGGAGCTGATACGTGAAAAGTATCATGATATTTTAGATTCACTTCAGCGTTCATTGTCTCCCCTGGAGTTTGAAATTATTATTTTGACAGAGTTTGGCGCCAGACGTGAAATTTTTTTGAATTATTTTGATGGGCTTTTGCCAATGACAATCGATCAGTTGATTTATTATTTGATTAAAAACACCTGCAAAGAGCTTGACGTTCCCTTAGACGTAGTTAATGATTTAATTGAGTGCTCACATGATTTTATAGAGAAAAAGGATATTACGCAGATAAAATTTCTGATTTAA
- a CDS encoding uroporphyrinogen decarboxylase family protein — MDQKKALDERIKLFDDAVRMERKPKRVPFVTNDAFWRYYDLGYTLSDALLDQQKIENANIDFQKRYQFDAMLDIGDRNPLIMTRSLGNFEYQINDGNNTLMLEEQNHFHEDDYDPFIENPLKTLWENIIPRKYTYFKSEMPLQTIQNTLGEFLAYDQAMQKTNKRLAEECGVPPLFDPVNGARIYPAFESLYNFLRGMKGLSRDLRKIPEKVLAFNEVYHNTFVKGLVDSIKHTDSPSSAFTVFTIMLSENMINPKQFEKFFWPQFKELADKVVENDGTMFILSEGSFKHVSEYLQELPKGHFCFYVEMDDIFETRKRLPDLCLWGGLPVSLISRGTKQECIDYAKRVIDEVGRDGGLILCTDKFTSHPSDCNRENLLAVSEFIHNYQ; from the coding sequence ATGGATCAAAAAAAAGCTTTAGACGAACGAATCAAACTATTTGACGATGCTGTCCGGATGGAAAGAAAACCCAAAAGAGTACCTTTTGTAACGAATGACGCTTTTTGGCGGTATTATGATCTGGGATACACACTAAGCGATGCGCTCTTAGATCAGCAAAAGATTGAAAACGCTAATATTGATTTTCAAAAACGCTATCAATTTGATGCAATGCTCGATATCGGAGATCGAAATCCCCTTATTATGACTCGCAGCCTGGGAAATTTTGAGTACCAGATCAACGATGGAAACAACACCTTAATGCTGGAGGAACAGAATCACTTTCATGAAGACGATTATGACCCTTTTATAGAGAATCCTCTCAAGACACTGTGGGAAAACATTATCCCAAGAAAGTACACCTATTTTAAAAGTGAAATGCCGCTTCAGACAATCCAAAACACACTTGGCGAGTTCCTTGCTTATGATCAGGCAATGCAGAAAACAAATAAACGGCTGGCCGAGGAATGCGGCGTTCCTCCACTTTTCGACCCGGTCAACGGTGCCCGCATCTACCCTGCTTTCGAGTCACTGTACAACTTCTTAAGGGGTATGAAAGGCTTATCCCGCGACCTCAGAAAAATACCTGAAAAAGTACTGGCCTTCAATGAGGTTTATCACAATACCTTTGTTAAGGGTCTTGTCGACAGTATCAAGCATACCGACTCTCCATCAAGTGCCTTTACCGTATTTACGATCATGCTCAGCGAAAATATGATCAACCCTAAACAATTCGAAAAATTCTTTTGGCCGCAATTTAAAGAGCTGGCCGATAAGGTTGTCGAAAATGATGGCACAATGTTCATTTTAAGCGAAGGCTCCTTTAAGCATGTTTCCGAATACTTGCAGGAACTTCCGAAAGGGCATTTTTGCTTCTATGTAGAAATGGATGATATTTTTGAGACGCGCAAACGGCTGCCTGATTTATGCCTGTGGGGCGGATTACCTGTCTCACTGATTTCCAGAGGTACAAAGCAGGAATGTATTGATTACGCCAAACGAGTCATTGATGAAGTGGGCCGGGACGGCGGCTTAATCCTCTGCACCGATAAGTTCACGTCACATCCGAGCGACTGTAACCGGGAAAATCTACTGGCTGTCAGCGAATTTATTCATAATTATCAATAA
- the dcuC gene encoding C4-dicarboxylate transporter DcuC, translating into MIGFIQVLLTFVAIGLLIFMIMKKAYAPMSLLALGFIILFFWSLLTGQSIMGEESVGNWFLDIFEFMKSYFCSQYIGLGMILLPLMGFTRYMNHIHATEMLTSLCSKPLQKIKNPYVIVGCTVILGALLEIAIPSHTGLSVLLIITLFPVLRSCGISKLTAAAAILLGGAMDLGPAAPMPIYGLSEIHSGMTAAEYFIRIQIPVSTLPILLSAVLCAVVNWKWDQKAGYLAERQETAEIPSSEIGVPRFYALFPLIPLVFIIIFSKLVVSSIVISVCAAVFISLFICTTIEIIRSHSVIHSMDATKTFFEGMGDGYTVTIVLIAAASVFAGALQKIGGLTVLAELISKTPLNGMVVFAIIGLLGMFIIIFTGSPNAGMAPFTDSILNLINTYHIMPEIALLPIQLSMGYGRVLSPIGSAVLTVASMVDVDIIALVKRNIIPVGGAYLLNIIIAAILQ; encoded by the coding sequence ATGATCGGCTTTATTCAAGTATTACTCACTTTTGTGGCAATTGGCCTGCTGATTTTTATGATTATGAAAAAGGCTTATGCGCCCATGAGCTTACTGGCTCTCGGGTTTATCATTCTTTTTTTCTGGTCACTGCTCACAGGTCAAAGCATTATGGGGGAGGAATCTGTCGGTAACTGGTTTTTAGATATCTTCGAATTCATGAAATCATATTTCTGCTCTCAGTATATCGGCTTAGGTATGATATTACTGCCTTTAATGGGCTTTACAAGATATATGAACCATATCCATGCAACCGAAATGCTCACCAGCCTCTGCTCCAAGCCTCTTCAAAAAATCAAAAATCCTTATGTTATTGTGGGCTGCACTGTTATTTTAGGCGCATTATTAGAAATTGCAATCCCATCTCACACAGGGTTAAGTGTTTTACTGATTATTACCCTGTTCCCGGTCCTCCGCTCCTGCGGTATCAGTAAACTTACCGCAGCGGCGGCGATTTTACTTGGCGGGGCCATGGACCTTGGTCCTGCCGCTCCCATGCCGATTTACGGTTTATCCGAAATCCATTCAGGCATGACGGCTGCCGAATATTTTATTCGCATTCAGATACCTGTTTCAACCCTTCCAATACTCTTATCCGCTGTACTGTGTGCTGTTGTCAACTGGAAATGGGATCAAAAAGCAGGCTATCTGGCTGAGCGGCAGGAAACGGCTGAAATTCCTTCCAGCGAGATTGGCGTTCCCAGGTTTTACGCACTCTTTCCGCTGATTCCGCTTGTCTTTATCATCATTTTTAGCAAACTGGTTGTTTCATCCATTGTGATCTCTGTCTGTGCTGCTGTGTTTATCTCTCTATTCATCTGCACTACCATCGAAATAATCCGGTCACACAGCGTCATTCACTCCATGGATGCAACAAAAACTTTTTTTGAAGGCATGGGGGACGGCTACACTGTAACGATTGTATTGATAGCGGCAGCTTCTGTCTTTGCCGGCGCGCTGCAAAAAATCGGCGGTTTAACCGTATTGGCAGAGCTGATCTCAAAAACACCCCTAAACGGAATGGTTGTTTTTGCCATCATCGGCCTGCTGGGTATGTTTATCATTATCTTTACCGGCTCACCCAACGCTGGCATGGCACCCTTTACCGATTCCATTTTAAATCTGATTAATACTTATCATATTATGCCGGAAATTGCCCTGCTGCCCATACAGCTTTCCATGGGCTATGGCCGGGTGCTCTCACCAATCGGGTCAGCCGTTTTAACCGTAGCAAGCATGGTGGATGTAGATATTATCGCGCTGGTTAAAAGAAATATCATCCCAGTCGGAGGCGCTTATCTTTTAAATATCATCATCGCAGCAATCCTGCAATAA
- a CDS encoding winged helix-turn-helix transcriptional regulator — translation MSEKVLEIEKINEKLTERNGFMANCQRLIDTEDDETFLSVFSTIPDFPVGYASAEKAMALISGKWKYTILRRIFIRRRMRYSELKKSLEADGITDNMLSSSLKEMVQAGLLTKTIYAEVPPRVEYSITAKAIELYRIILRLAMWYITYEKKELQELLEAAETKDL, via the coding sequence ATGAGTGAAAAAGTTTTAGAAATTGAAAAGATTAATGAAAAACTAACAGAGCGAAACGGCTTTATGGCGAATTGCCAGCGCTTGATTGATACTGAGGATGACGAAACGTTTTTATCGGTTTTTAGTACGATTCCGGATTTTCCAGTGGGCTACGCTTCGGCTGAAAAAGCCATGGCGTTGATCAGCGGTAAATGGAAATACACCATTCTTCGCCGTATTTTTATACGCCGCCGCATGCGTTACTCCGAGTTGAAAAAATCACTGGAGGCCGACGGCATTACGGATAATATGCTTTCATCATCTTTAAAAGAGATGGTTCAGGCAGGGTTGCTCACCAAGACAATCTATGCCGAGGTGCCGCCCAGAGTGGAGTATTCGATCACAGCAAAGGCGATTGAACTGTACAGGATTATTCTCAGGCTGGCAATGTGGTATATTACTTATGAGAAAAAAGAGCTTCAGGAATTACTGGAGGCAGCTGAGACAAAAGACCTGTGA
- a CDS encoding 2-oxoacid:ferredoxin oxidoreductase subunit beta, which yields MSTYIKHETAWCPGCGNFMILDTLKSVLEDLELPNDQVLLAAGIGQAAKTPQYLNANAFCGLHGRSLPAAQAAKMANDDLTIIIDTGDGDSYGEGGNHFLHAVRRNVDITHFVHDNRIYGLTKGQISPTTDACTEHSVNKVCNLNTPFNPLAIALTAGATFVARSFSGNKEHLAEMMKRAIRHKGYALLDILQPCVSFNKVNTFKYYKEHVDILDVSHPTDDRMAALELAMRQSDRIPIGVFYENNRPTFAETHPVLSTGPVLADRETNLEGITALMNAFV from the coding sequence ATGAGTACCTATATCAAGCACGAAACCGCCTGGTGCCCCGGCTGCGGCAACTTTATGATTCTTGACACCTTAAAAAGCGTCCTGGAAGACCTGGAGCTGCCCAATGACCAGGTGCTTCTGGCCGCCGGCATCGGACAGGCCGCCAAGACGCCACAGTACCTGAACGCCAATGCCTTCTGCGGGCTGCACGGCCGCTCCCTCCCCGCAGCGCAGGCGGCAAAAATGGCCAATGACGATCTGACCATCATCATCGACACTGGCGACGGCGACTCCTACGGCGAGGGCGGCAACCACTTTCTCCACGCTGTCCGCCGCAATGTGGATATCACCCACTTTGTCCATGATAACCGCATCTACGGTCTGACCAAGGGGCAGATTTCCCCCACCACAGACGCCTGTACCGAGCACAGTGTCAACAAAGTATGCAACCTGAACACTCCTTTTAATCCGCTGGCCATTGCCTTGACCGCGGGCGCTACCTTTGTGGCACGCAGCTTCAGCGGCAATAAAGAGCATCTGGCCGAAATGATGAAGCGTGCCATCCGTCACAAGGGCTACGCACTTTTGGATATTCTCCAGCCCTGCGTCAGCTTCAATAAGGTCAATACCTTTAAATACTATAAAGAGCATGTGGATATTTTGGACGTAAGCCACCCCACAGACGACCGCATGGCTGCCCTGGAGCTGGCAATGCGCCAAAGCGACCGGATTCCCATCGGCGTTTTCTATGAAAATAACCGCCCCACCTTTGCCGAAACCCATCCTGTACTGTCCACCGGCCCCGTGCTGGCAGACAGAGAGACAAATTTAGAAGGTATCACCGCGCTGATGAACGCGTTTGTGTGA
- a CDS encoding 2-oxoacid:acceptor oxidoreductase subunit alpha, whose amino-acid sequence MYNLLVGGAAGDGIDTMVAVLEKVLKKSGYFVFSARDFMSRIRGGHNFTLVRFGPEPITSHSLKVNGIIAMDEETIRRHQDELADGGFILCDIGLKTDHPHALKIDMRKKSGELGNPKVAGVIAMGAVLKLFGETLESAEAVLAASIKPAFLEMNRQGLLFGYDSMEARYQHLPSSYSDYLLLSGNDAISLGALAAGLRFYSAYPMSPSTSILNYLADTSPTTGVVVEQAEDEIAAVNMAIGASYAGARAMTASVGGGFALMTEAVGFCGIAEIPLVIGDIQRPGPATGLPTRTEQADLRFAIAAGAGDFPHMVIAVKNQEDAFYQTVRAFNLAEKYQMPVILLSDQYLADATATILPFDINTLEIEPAGSPLTGAPEDYRRYQITESGISPRLIPGKTKAIVTTDSDEHDEMGYITESAEMRDAMVEKRARKMAALRYELKEPDFLGDKEFKTLLIGFGSMWGPLKEAVEILNVKSPGSYGALVFGDVFPLPLQVLRGFAKQAETIINVEQNATGQLAALLREKALLHCDASVLKYDGRQLSGEEIADAVMKGENK is encoded by the coding sequence ATGTATAATTTATTGGTTGGCGGCGCAGCCGGTGACGGCATTGACACCATGGTGGCTGTGCTCGAAAAAGTTCTGAAAAAGTCCGGCTATTTCGTCTTTTCGGCCCGTGATTTCATGTCCCGTATAAGAGGCGGCCACAATTTCACTCTGGTCCGCTTCGGCCCAGAGCCCATCACCTCACATTCCCTTAAAGTAAATGGCATTATTGCCATGGATGAAGAGACCATCCGCAGACACCAGGACGAGCTGGCAGACGGCGGTTTTATTCTCTGTGATATCGGCCTGAAAACCGATCATCCCCACGCATTAAAAATTGATATGCGCAAAAAATCCGGCGAGCTGGGCAATCCAAAGGTTGCCGGCGTTATCGCCATGGGCGCAGTGCTCAAGCTTTTTGGCGAAACGCTGGAATCCGCCGAGGCCGTACTCGCGGCCTCCATCAAGCCCGCTTTTCTGGAAATGAACCGACAAGGGCTCCTGTTCGGCTACGACAGTATGGAAGCGCGCTACCAGCACCTTCCCTCAAGCTACAGCGATTACCTGCTGCTAAGCGGCAATGACGCCATCTCACTGGGCGCTCTGGCCGCAGGCCTCCGGTTCTATTCGGCTTATCCCATGTCTCCCTCTACTTCCATTCTTAACTATCTCGCCGACACCAGTCCGACCACCGGCGTGGTGGTGGAACAGGCAGAGGATGAGATCGCAGCTGTAAACATGGCCATCGGCGCTTCTTACGCCGGCGCGCGCGCCATGACTGCCTCCGTAGGCGGCGGCTTCGCGCTAATGACCGAAGCGGTCGGCTTCTGCGGCATTGCCGAAATCCCGCTGGTCATCGGCGATATTCAGCGTCCCGGCCCCGCCACAGGGCTGCCAACCCGCACTGAGCAGGCCGACCTGCGCTTCGCCATTGCCGCCGGCGCCGGTGATTTTCCGCATATGGTTATCGCCGTCAAAAACCAGGAGGACGCCTTTTACCAGACCGTACGTGCTTTTAACCTGGCCGAAAAATACCAGATGCCTGTGATTTTGTTGAGCGACCAGTACCTGGCCGATGCTACAGCCACCATCCTCCCCTTTGATATAAACACACTGGAGATAGAGCCTGCAGGCTCTCCCCTGACTGGCGCACCCGAGGATTACCGCCGCTACCAGATCACCGAAAGCGGTATCTCGCCGCGGCTTATCCCTGGCAAAACAAAGGCCATTGTCACCACCGACAGTGACGAGCATGATGAAATGGGCTACATCACCGAATCCGCCGAAATGCGCGACGCCATGGTGGAAAAACGTGCACGTAAAATGGCCGCCCTGCGCTATGAGCTTAAAGAGCCTGATTTTCTGGGCGATAAGGAGTTTAAGACCCTGCTCATCGGTTTTGGCTCCATGTGGGGGCCGCTAAAGGAAGCCGTGGAAATCCTCAACGTCAAGAGCCCCGGCAGCTATGGCGCCTTGGTTTTCGGCGATGTTTTCCCGCTGCCGCTTCAGGTGCTGCGCGGCTTTGCAAAGCAGGCAGAAACAATCATCAACGTGGAACAGAACGCCACTGGCCAGTTGGCTGCCCTTCTCCGTGAAAAGGCTCTTCTGCACTGTGACGCTTCTGTATTAAAATACGACGGACGCCAGCTCTCCGGCGAGGAGATTGCCGACGCTGTCATGAAGGGAGAAAACAAATGA
- a CDS encoding DMT family transporter, giving the protein MEHSKKMKLLAKCALFGAAIIWGSSFFVVKNTVDIFTPHMLLGFRFTIGCILLAVIFRKKLKLLDKGYFISGAVIGFCLFAAYSLQTIGITDTTPGKNAFLTAIYCIIVPFLFWAVDKSKPDIYNYLAAVICIVGIGLVSLTEGLTIGFGDAFTLLGGLCFAAHMVAVAKLGRDRDPILITILQFGYAAIFAWIVGFTTESLPAVWTLDSVLGLLFLAVFATAVALLLQNVGQKYTHPSAAAIILSLESVFGVLFSVIFYGEALTPKLIIGFVLIFIAIIVSETKLSFLRKKAPEEEITEKACD; this is encoded by the coding sequence ATGGAACACTCAAAAAAAATGAAACTTCTGGCAAAATGCGCACTGTTCGGCGCTGCCATCATCTGGGGGAGCTCCTTCTTTGTGGTTAAAAATACTGTGGATATTTTTACACCTCACATGCTGCTGGGCTTCCGGTTTACCATCGGCTGTATTCTGCTGGCGGTTATTTTCCGCAAAAAGCTTAAGCTTCTGGACAAAGGCTATTTTATAAGCGGCGCGGTGATCGGCTTCTGCCTCTTTGCCGCCTACAGCCTCCAGACCATCGGTATCACCGATACCACTCCGGGGAAAAACGCCTTTTTAACCGCCATTTACTGTATTATCGTGCCCTTTTTATTCTGGGCAGTGGATAAATCCAAGCCGGATATTTACAACTACCTGGCCGCTGTCATCTGCATTGTGGGCATTGGCCTGGTCTCACTGACCGAAGGCCTTACCATTGGCTTTGGCGACGCCTTTACCCTGCTGGGCGGGCTTTGCTTTGCGGCGCATATGGTGGCTGTCGCCAAGCTGGGCCGTGACCGTGACCCCATCCTCATCACCATTCTTCAGTTTGGCTACGCGGCCATCTTTGCCTGGATCGTCGGCTTTACCACCGAATCTCTGCCTGCGGTATGGACCCTTGACAGCGTCCTTGGCCTGCTGTTTTTGGCTGTCTTTGCCACCGCTGTGGCGCTGCTGCTCCAGAACGTTGGGCAGAAATACACCCACCCCTCTGCCGCGGCCATTATTCTGAGCCTGGAATCCGTTTTCGGCGTCCTGTTCTCCGTCATCTTTTACGGCGAAGCCCTGACACCCAAGCTGATCATTGGCTTTGTCCTGATTTTCATTGCCATCATTGTCTCAGAAACCAAGCTCTCCTTCCTGCGCAAAAAGGCGCCTGAGGAGGAGATCACCGAAAAAGCCTGTGATTAA